From a region of the Elusimicrobiota bacterium genome:
- a CDS encoding lytic transglycosylase domain-containing protein: MQASAYLAAVLVFAVPTSALTNPAPETLLALNSVQTFGLAGAEFGRFFDAGAHRALLNVPEVAGRPAVPAIPAAAPKPLSKRTPAAVPFVLEIPPVPPLPFTRTFDRLRRRPETDGYDAMIARHADALGLDPRLVKSVIAAESEFTARAKSPAGALGLMQVMPATSEEMGVSGRALYEPEANIRAGTLYMVHLFERAWRKYQLKGVPYKDAPSWLIQRIVAAYNAGPRFLAHRRLYAQTRDYVRKVLLFYRSKVSELRPATA; encoded by the coding sequence ATGCAAGCCTCCGCTTATCTCGCCGCCGTCCTCGTCTTCGCCGTTCCCACGTCCGCCCTCACCAATCCCGCGCCGGAGACCTTGCTCGCGCTGAACTCCGTCCAGACCTTCGGCCTGGCCGGCGCCGAGTTCGGCCGCTTCTTCGACGCGGGCGCCCACCGCGCGCTCCTCAACGTGCCGGAGGTTGCCGGCAGGCCCGCGGTCCCGGCGATCCCGGCGGCCGCGCCGAAGCCGCTGTCGAAACGGACGCCCGCCGCGGTCCCCTTCGTGCTCGAGATCCCGCCGGTGCCGCCGCTGCCCTTCACGCGGACCTTCGACCGGCTGCGCAGGCGCCCGGAGACGGACGGCTACGACGCGATGATCGCGCGGCACGCGGACGCGCTCGGCCTGGACCCGAGGCTGGTCAAGTCCGTGATCGCCGCCGAGTCGGAGTTCACGGCGCGCGCGAAGTCCCCGGCCGGGGCGCTCGGGCTGATGCAGGTGATGCCCGCGACCTCGGAGGAGATGGGCGTGTCGGGACGGGCGCTGTACGAGCCGGAGGCCAACATCCGCGCGGGCACTCTGTACATGGTGCACCTGTTCGAGCGCGCCTGGAGGAAGTACCAGCTGAAGGGCGTGCCGTACAAGGACGCGCCGTCTTGGCTGATCCAGCGGATCGTCGCGGCGTACAACGCCGGGCCGAGGTTCCTCGCGCATCGCCGCCTGTACGCGCAGACGCGCGACTACGTGAGGAAGGTCCTGCTCTTCTACCGGTCCAAGGTCAGCGAGCTGCGCCCCGCGACGGCTTGA
- a CDS encoding methyltransferase domain-containing protein: MNLIPALERRADEPELMDSGTPSAAELSDALDFLSTSNTFLGGWAVMRDRLEIWSRAWDKRKIITMLDVGTGAADIPLRILNWGRQRRFNIKITGIDIDERILELARARTEGEQSLWLMQANLREFAEQGGRFDYVLGSLFLHHLPPAELEESLRLCDGLAEKGLLFSDLRRCAAAYAGVRALTCLAGRVSRCDGPLSVRRAFLPEELEGAAHRAGLKYLRVRRGPFFRLSLAGEKI; the protein is encoded by the coding sequence ATGAATCTCATCCCCGCGCTGGAGCGAAGAGCCGACGAGCCCGAGCTGATGGACTCGGGCACACCGAGCGCGGCGGAGCTCAGCGACGCGCTGGATTTCCTCTCCACGTCCAACACCTTCCTCGGCGGCTGGGCGGTCATGCGCGACCGGCTGGAGATCTGGAGCCGGGCCTGGGACAAGCGCAAGATCATCACCATGCTCGACGTCGGCACCGGCGCGGCCGACATCCCGCTGCGCATCCTGAACTGGGGGCGGCAGCGCAGGTTCAATATAAAGATAACCGGCATCGACATCGACGAGCGCATACTCGAGCTCGCGCGGGCGCGGACGGAGGGAGAGCAGAGCCTGTGGCTGATGCAGGCGAACCTCCGGGAGTTCGCCGAGCAGGGCGGGCGGTTCGACTACGTCCTGGGCTCGCTGTTCCTGCACCACCTGCCGCCGGCGGAGTTGGAGGAGTCGCTGAGGCTGTGCGACGGCCTCGCCGAGAAGGGCCTGCTCTTCAGCGACCTGCGGCGCTGCGCGGCGGCGTACGCCGGCGTGAGGGCGCTGACCTGCCTGGCCGGGCGGGTGTCGCGCTGCGACGGGCCGCTGTCGGTGCGGCGCGCCTTCCTGCCGGAGGAGCTCGAGGGCGCGGCCCACCGCGCGGGGCTGAAGTACCTGAGGGTCAGGCGCGGGCCGTTCTTCCGGCTGAGCCTCGCCGGAGAGAAGATCTGA